CCGCCGGACCATCCGCGGCCCAGGACGCGACGGGACGGCCCGGGCGCGTTAGCCTCCCCGCATGACAGCATCCGCCGCCGGGGACCCGGCCGCCGGCCCCGTCGCCATCGCGCCCCTCGACCTCGCGGCCAGAGTCGACGACGCCCTCGCCGTCCAGGCCCGGGCCTTCGGGCTCGGCGCGGAGGAGATCGGGGTGCGCCGGCACATCGTTCTGCGCCACATCGCGAGCCCCGGCGCGCGCGCCCTGGGCGCGACCGACGCGCGCGGCAGGCTCGTGGGCTTCGTCTACGGCATGCCCAACGACCGCGCGCAGTGGTGGTCGGGCGTCGTCGAGCCCTACCTGCGCAGGGCCGGGAACGACGCGTGGCTCGACGAGTCGTTCACCATCACGGAACTGCACGTCCTGCCCGCCTACCAGCAGCGCGGCATAGGCCGCGCGCTCATCACCTCCCTCACCGACACGGCCGCGGAACCCCGCTCGATCCTCTCGGCCATCGACACCGAGAGCCCCGCCCGCGCCCTG
Above is a genomic segment from Streptomyces marincola containing:
- a CDS encoding GNAT family N-acetyltransferase, whose protein sequence is MTASAAGDPAAGPVAIAPLDLAARVDDALAVQARAFGLGAEEIGVRRHIVLRHIASPGARALGATDARGRLVGFVYGMPNDRAQWWSGVVEPYLRRAGNDAWLDESFTITELHVLPAYQQRGIGRALITSLTDTAAEPRSILSAIDTESPARALYRKLGYTDLARRVMFPSASSPYAVMGAPLPLRR